The Flavobacterium sp. 123 genome contains a region encoding:
- a CDS encoding peroxiredoxin — MSLVGKKFPSIAVDAISEMGDNLKINIFEEATKNNKKVLLFWYPKDFTFVCPTELHAFQAALPEFEKRNTIVIGASCDTNEVHFAWLNTAKNSGGIEGVTYPILADTNRNLSNILGILDIESTSYSEDTDSVIVEGSNVTYRATYLVDETGKIFHESVNDMPLGRNVNEYIRLIDAYTHVQEKGEVCPANWEKGKDAMSADRNSTAAYLGSH, encoded by the coding sequence ATGTCATTAGTAGGAAAAAAATTCCCAAGTATTGCAGTTGACGCCATCTCTGAAATGGGCGATAATTTGAAAATCAACATTTTTGAAGAAGCTACAAAAAACAACAAAAAAGTATTATTATTTTGGTACCCAAAAGATTTTACTTTCGTATGTCCAACAGAACTACATGCTTTTCAAGCTGCGTTACCAGAATTTGAAAAAAGAAACACAATTGTAATTGGAGCTTCATGTGATACTAACGAAGTGCACTTTGCTTGGTTAAATACAGCAAAAAACAGCGGTGGAATTGAAGGAGTAACTTACCCAATCCTTGCAGATACTAACAGAAATTTATCTAACATTCTTGGAATTTTAGATATTGAATCAACTAGCTACAGCGAAGATACTGATTCAGTAATTGTTGAAGGTTCAAATGTAACTTACAGAGCAACTTACTTAGTTGACGAAACTGGAAAAATTTTCCACGAAAGTGTAAATGACATGCCATTAGGTAGAAATGTAAACGAATATATCCGTTTGATTGATGCGTATACTCACGTACAAGAAAAAGGTGAAGTTTGTCCTGCAAACTGGGAAAAAGGAAAAGACGCAATGAGCGCAGACAGAAACAGTACAGCAGCTTATTTAGGATCACACTAA
- the tpx gene encoding thiol peroxidase, whose translation MAAITLGGNPINTSGELPKIGTPLADFKLVKNDLSIATLADFAGKRLVLNIFPSIDTGTCATSVRKFNESASSLNNTTVLCISRDLPFAQKRFCGAEGLENVINLSDFQTGSFGTSNGLNIVDGPLAHLHSRAVIVTDENGKILHTEQVSEIANEPNYEAALAVL comes from the coding sequence ATGGCTGCCATAACATTAGGAGGAAATCCTATCAACACATCAGGTGAATTACCAAAAATTGGAACACCTCTTGCTGATTTTAAATTAGTAAAAAACGATCTTTCAATAGCTACACTTGCTGATTTTGCTGGAAAAAGATTAGTCTTAAATATTTTTCCAAGTATTGATACTGGAACTTGTGCTACTTCTGTTAGAAAATTTAACGAAAGCGCTAGTTCATTAAACAACACAACTGTATTATGTATTTCTAGAGATTTACCTTTTGCACAAAAACGTTTCTGTGGTGCTGAAGGATTAGAAAATGTAATTAATTTATCTGATTTTCAAACTGGAAGTTTTGGAACTTCAAACGGACTTAATATCGTTGATGGACCATTAGCACATTTACACTCAAGAGCTGTTATTGTTACAGATGAAAACGGAAAAATTCTTCATACAGAACAAGTTTCAGAAATTGCAAACGAACCTAATTACGAAGCTGCTTTAGCAGTACTTTAA
- a CDS encoding outer membrane lipoprotein carrier protein LolA has product MKKFLLLAALVLLNLTVQAQDKKAKELLDQVSAKVKSYNSIVIDFKYSLNNAKENINQDSKGNVTLKGNQYVLNFMGVTKIFDGKKTYTIVPEDEEVTISTVNEKDDNAVTPSKMLTFFNSGYKYSMDIVQDVKGRKIQYVKLVPLSSRDQRKEVLLGIDVQTKHIYNLIEMGKKGTKTTLTVNSFKTNQPLSKNQFTFVESKYPNYYINKLD; this is encoded by the coding sequence GTGAAAAAATTTCTACTACTAGCTGCTTTAGTACTTTTAAACTTGACTGTTCAAGCACAAGATAAAAAAGCAAAAGAACTTTTAGATCAAGTATCCGCTAAAGTTAAAAGTTACAACTCTATTGTAATTGATTTCAAATACTCTTTGAACAATGCCAAAGAGAACATCAATCAAGATAGCAAAGGAAACGTTACGCTTAAAGGAAATCAATATGTATTGAATTTCATGGGAGTTACTAAGATTTTTGACGGAAAAAAAACATACACTATAGTTCCTGAAGACGAAGAAGTTACCATATCTACAGTTAATGAAAAAGATGATAACGCAGTAACACCATCAAAAATGCTAACTTTTTTTAATTCTGGATACAAATATTCAATGGATATTGTTCAGGATGTTAAAGGTAGAAAAATACAATATGTAAAATTAGTACCATTAAGTTCAAGAGACCAAAGAAAAGAAGTTCTATTAGGTATTGATGTCCAAACCAAACATATCTACAATTTGATTGAAATGGGAAAAAAAGGAACAAAAACTACCTTAACGGTTAATTCTTTTAAAACCAATCAACCTTTGTCAAAAAATCAATTTACCTTTGTCGAAAGTAAATATCCAAATTACTACATCAACAAATTAGATTAA
- a CDS encoding diacylglycerol kinase family protein — MEFQKDNSFFTGRLKSVTFAFKGAVKLITTEHSVMVQFSIGLLLTFAGFYFGISKTDWLFQIFAIGLVMSIEGLNTAVEKIADFIHPDYHQRIGFIKDIAAGAVFFAAVTAIIIGLIIYLPILL, encoded by the coding sequence ATGGAATTTCAAAAAGACAATTCGTTTTTTACGGGTAGACTTAAAAGTGTAACATTTGCTTTCAAAGGTGCTGTAAAATTAATTACAACAGAGCACAGTGTGATGGTTCAATTCTCAATAGGTTTACTACTGACTTTTGCTGGATTTTATTTTGGTATTTCCAAAACGGATTGGCTTTTTCAAATCTTTGCAATTGGTTTAGTAATGAGTATTGAAGGATTGAATACTGCAGTAGAAAAAATAGCAGATTTTATACATCCGGATTATCATCAACGAATTGGTTTCATCAAAGATATTGCTGCTGGAGCTGTTTTTTTCGCAGCTGTAACAGCAATTATAATTGGCTTAATTATTTATCTTCCAATACTTTTATAA
- a CDS encoding RMD1 family protein, with translation MEIQIEAVQIAEFFNIRKFRAEFQVEAFSGSTSEIFYAFTETNRYLYVFDYGVVVFANYDLEAKTAFINFLKNYASNLVSLDFSEEYKIESNQDTTKAIVKNASISVHTIDAPLMRIVMLNVGQSVALEHYEVLTDELISSSKHYILELEHRGKLSISKTNLLKYIGKVLNVKNSIIDNLYILDDPNMVWDNEELNLINRQLKGNFDINTRFKDLDYRLQIVEDNLTLFTDVLNVRESSRLEWIVIILIGLEILIALFFH, from the coding sequence ATGGAAATTCAAATAGAAGCCGTTCAGATTGCTGAGTTTTTCAATATTCGAAAATTTCGAGCTGAGTTTCAAGTTGAAGCTTTTTCAGGTTCAACTTCAGAAATATTTTATGCTTTTACAGAAACAAATAGGTATTTATACGTTTTTGATTATGGCGTAGTTGTTTTTGCAAATTATGATCTAGAAGCAAAAACAGCGTTTATCAACTTTTTAAAAAATTACGCTTCTAATCTAGTTTCTTTAGATTTTTCTGAAGAATATAAAATTGAATCCAATCAAGATACAACTAAAGCAATTGTCAAAAATGCTTCTATTTCAGTGCATACAATCGATGCGCCACTTATGCGAATTGTAATGCTGAATGTAGGTCAATCAGTTGCCTTGGAGCATTATGAAGTACTTACAGACGAACTTATTTCATCCTCTAAACATTACATTTTAGAATTAGAACACCGTGGTAAATTAAGTATTTCCAAAACTAATTTATTAAAATATATAGGTAAAGTACTGAATGTGAAAAATAGTATTATTGATAATTTATACATTCTTGATGACCCGAATATGGTTTGGGACAACGAGGAACTTAATCTTATTAATCGCCAACTCAAAGGAAATTTTGATATCAACACCCGTTTTAAAGACTTAGACTATCGCTTACAAATTGTAGAAGACAACCTTACACTGTTTACTGATGTTCTTAATGTCAGAGAAAGTTCTCGCTTAGAATGGATTGTAATTATATTAATTGGGCTGGAAATTCTTATCGCTTTATTTTTTCATTAA
- a CDS encoding LptF/LptG family permease — protein sequence MKILDKYILKTFLITFTTVFVILFFIFILQTVWLFIAELAGKDLDLPMVFKFLMFSMPRIIPLVLPLSVLLASIMTFGDLSENYEFAAMKSAGISLQRAMRTLVLFIALLSIVAFFFANNIIPLAEYKFVNFRKNIAQAKPALAIAEGQFSDVGLYNIKVNKKSGENGNILTGITIHIKSNNGDGSKKVIKAKNGELISSKESSILQLVLKDGNYYEDVIPKKYEDRDKMPFVKSSFKKDIINIDLSELNKVDISDESVSNTNTMLTASELNYTLDSLNKNLKTDIISFSENISQRVGIPKSPKIKLKKETKPFQKNILSLFDNPKKSEILKIASSNLSSTIFSIDASKTELTNKQKNINKHLSALYDKFVIAFACFLMFFIGAPLGAIIRKGGLGLPIVFAVLIFISFHFINTFGKRISQEGGLSPFMGAWMSSFILTPLAILLTYRATNDIGLINMDVILAPFQKAFKKIFPSQN from the coding sequence GTGAAAATTCTAGACAAATACATTCTTAAAACATTCCTGATTACATTTACTACTGTATTTGTAATTCTTTTTTTTATATTCATACTTCAAACCGTTTGGTTATTTATAGCTGAATTAGCAGGTAAAGATTTAGATTTACCAATGGTATTTAAATTTTTAATGTTTTCGATGCCTCGAATAATTCCATTAGTACTCCCATTATCTGTACTATTAGCATCGATAATGACTTTTGGTGATTTATCTGAAAATTATGAATTTGCCGCAATGAAATCTGCTGGAATATCATTGCAAAGAGCCATGAGAACCTTAGTGCTTTTTATAGCATTGTTAAGTATAGTCGCTTTCTTTTTTGCAAATAACATCATCCCTTTGGCAGAATATAAATTTGTCAATTTCAGAAAAAATATCGCACAAGCAAAACCAGCATTGGCTATAGCCGAAGGGCAGTTTAGTGATGTGGGATTATATAACATAAAAGTGAATAAAAAATCCGGTGAAAACGGAAACATTTTAACTGGAATTACCATACATATAAAATCAAATAATGGTGATGGAAGTAAAAAAGTTATTAAGGCTAAAAATGGTGAATTAATAAGTAGTAAAGAATCTAGTATTTTGCAATTAGTGCTAAAAGATGGAAACTACTACGAAGATGTTATTCCGAAAAAATATGAAGACCGTGACAAAATGCCTTTTGTAAAAAGTTCTTTTAAGAAAGACATTATTAATATTGATTTATCCGAATTAAACAAAGTTGATATCAGCGATGAAAGTGTTAGCAATACAAATACCATGCTTACTGCTAGCGAATTAAACTACACTTTAGATTCCCTTAACAAAAATCTAAAAACAGATATTATTTCGTTCTCTGAAAATATCAGCCAAAGAGTTGGCATTCCAAAGAGTCCCAAAATTAAACTGAAAAAAGAAACAAAACCTTTTCAAAAAAACATTTTATCTTTATTTGATAATCCTAAAAAATCAGAAATACTAAAAATTGCTAGTAGTAACCTATCTAGCACCATTTTTTCAATTGATGCATCAAAGACAGAATTAACTAATAAACAGAAAAACATCAACAAACATTTATCTGCTTTATACGATAAATTTGTCATTGCTTTTGCCTGCTTTTTAATGTTTTTCATTGGAGCACCATTAGGAGCCATCATCCGCAAAGGAGGACTTGGATTACCAATTGTATTTGCAGTTTTAATTTTTATATCATTTCACTTTATAAATACATTTGGTAAGAGAATTTCACAAGAAGGAGGTTTATCGCCATTTATGGGTGCTTGGATGTCCTCTTTTATTCTAACTCCACTCGCCATATTGTTAACTTATAGAGCTACAAATGATATCGGATTAATCAACATGGATGTTATATTAGCACCCTTTCAAAAAGCATTTAAAAAAATATTTCCATCCCAAAATTAA
- a CDS encoding glycoside hydrolase family 3 protein, translating to MTLEQKIGQFFFPAVFINDTEENIQETERLIKEYNIGGLTFFHSRASAATNYETKKKVVLNDDSYHKLKELIVRYQKCAPTPLLISIDAEWGLAMRVEKTPQYPYAITLGALAESESHLVYEVGKQIGLDLKSAGIHYNLAPLADINNNPNNPVIGYRSFGQNKEKVAVFALEYLKGMSDVGILGCLKHFPGHGNTNVDSHLGLPVLEENLDQLLDNELYPFIKGIENNVDSIMIGHLAVPALNEGKNISATLSKPIIETLLREQLGYDGLVISDALNMHSVSKLYTKKGQLEWEAFNAGNDVLCFAENVAEGIQEIYNNATPERIEASFNRLWKCKQKAGIIKSENTFSETSKDDFDFEYTNILNKKIAEHCITKIKDSNTTEMIFDAKKRNSLAKISIYKTVDNAFFKSLSTPLSSAEFEINLGDDTDSIRELETALHSFDTIIISLFVPKAKPLNNFDIEEPVLHFLEELFSSKKCILYVFGNPYALQVIPNLKNASGIIEMYQDFIEFQETAAKQLLNNTICKGSLPVVINYL from the coding sequence ATGACATTAGAGCAAAAAATAGGACAATTTTTTTTTCCTGCCGTATTTATAAACGATACCGAAGAAAACATTCAAGAAACAGAACGACTTATCAAAGAATATAATATAGGTGGTCTTACTTTTTTTCATAGTCGAGCAAGTGCTGCTACCAATTATGAAACAAAGAAAAAAGTAGTTCTAAATGACGATAGTTATCATAAACTAAAAGAGCTGATTGTTCGCTATCAAAAATGTGCACCTACACCCCTATTAATAAGTATTGATGCAGAATGGGGATTAGCGATGAGAGTTGAAAAAACACCTCAATATCCTTACGCAATAACCCTTGGCGCCTTAGCCGAAAGTGAAAGCCATTTGGTTTACGAAGTTGGAAAACAAATTGGTTTAGACCTGAAATCTGCTGGAATTCATTATAATTTAGCGCCATTAGCTGACATCAACAACAATCCAAATAATCCAGTAATTGGGTATCGTTCCTTTGGTCAAAACAAAGAAAAAGTAGCCGTTTTTGCCTTGGAGTATTTAAAAGGAATGTCTGATGTTGGGATTTTAGGATGTCTGAAACACTTTCCTGGACACGGAAATACAAATGTAGATTCGCATTTAGGATTACCCGTTTTAGAAGAAAATTTAGACCAATTATTAGATAATGAATTGTATCCTTTTATCAAAGGAATTGAAAACAATGTCGATTCTATTATGATTGGTCACTTAGCCGTTCCCGCTTTGAATGAAGGAAAAAATATTTCTGCTACACTATCAAAACCAATAATTGAAACACTTTTGCGAGAACAATTAGGGTACGATGGTTTAGTAATTTCAGATGCTTTGAATATGCACAGTGTCTCAAAATTGTATACTAAAAAAGGGCAATTAGAATGGGAAGCTTTCAATGCTGGAAATGATGTATTGTGTTTTGCTGAAAATGTAGCAGAAGGAATTCAGGAAATATATAATAATGCTACACCTGAACGAATCGAAGCTAGTTTCAATCGTTTATGGAAATGCAAACAAAAGGCTGGAATCATTAAAAGTGAAAATACATTCTCAGAAACTTCCAAAGATGATTTTGATTTTGAATACACAAATATCTTAAATAAGAAAATTGCAGAACATTGCATCACCAAAATAAAAGACAGCAATACTACAGAAATGATATTTGATGCTAAAAAGAGAAATTCATTAGCTAAAATAAGCATTTATAAAACAGTCGATAATGCGTTTTTTAAAAGCCTATCGACTCCCCTATCTTCCGCTGAATTTGAAATCAATTTGGGAGATGACACTGATTCCATCAGAGAATTAGAAACAGCTTTACATTCATTTGACACTATAATTATTTCGTTATTTGTACCAAAAGCAAAGCCACTAAACAATTTTGATATTGAAGAACCTGTTTTACATTTTTTAGAAGAATTATTCAGCTCGAAAAAGTGTATTCTGTATGTTTTTGGGAATCCTTATGCACTTCAGGTGATACCAAATTTAAAAAACGCCTCTGGAATTATTGAAATGTATCAAGATTTTATAGAATTTCAAGAAACTGCTGCAAAACAATTGCTAAATAACACTATTTGCAAAGGAAGTTTACCTGTTGTAATTAATTATCTATAA
- a CDS encoding DNA translocase FtsK — protein sequence MAKTAKASSLDKKNSSESEVSQFWKISKQQKIVFGSLLVLFSIALLLAFISFYIYGQADQSAVTKLTDRTETVRNWLGKFGAFLADLIVYKGFGLASFIFVRLFFLTGIYMLLGLSLRKLKNIWFWDLFVIIIVSVLFGFFATSLPELGGTIGYELNLFLQDYIGKTGTLLVLIFGLIIYLIFKIKLSPEKIQSFFENTKKEIKTDITSNPFKTVDNSYNLEEFAVPEAEDEELDTIHIKTTGSQFEINKEALKPTISNSSDINLDPVLKSIALPITPKAPEVIPTNDDAFVIEKAPEEDIIEENLASRLVADFGLFDPTLDLSNYKFPTIDLLKEYSTGGITINQEELEENKNKIVDTLRNYKIEIAQIKATVGPSVTLYEIVPEAGIRISKIKSLEDDIALSLSALGIRIIAPIPGKGTIGIEVPNKNPTMVSMKSVIGSAKFQEAEMELPIALGKTISNETFVVDLAKMPHLLMAGATGQGKSVGLNAVLTSLLYKKHPAEVKFVLVDPKKVELTLFNKIERHYLAKLPDLDDAIITDNAKVVNTLNSLCVEMDNRYSLLKDAMVRNIKEYNDKFKSRKLNPENGHRFLPYIVLVVDEFADLIMTAGKEVEVPIARLAQLARAIGIHLIIATQRPSVNVITGLIKANFPARIAFRVTSKIDSRTILDAQGADQLIGRGDMLYTNGNDMVRVQCAFVDTPEVEKITEFIGSQKAYATAYLLPEFIGEESGINLDMDISDRDTLFREAAEIIVNAQQGSASLLQRKLKLGYNRAGRLIDQLEAAGIVGPFEGSKARSVNISDMASLDQFFNNEQNN from the coding sequence ATGGCAAAAACAGCAAAAGCATCATCTTTAGACAAAAAAAATAGTTCTGAGTCTGAAGTATCTCAATTCTGGAAAATATCAAAGCAACAAAAAATTGTTTTTGGTAGTCTTTTGGTATTATTTTCAATCGCTTTATTACTTGCTTTCATATCTTTTTATATCTACGGTCAAGCAGATCAAAGTGCTGTAACTAAATTAACCGACAGGACAGAAACAGTGAGAAACTGGCTAGGGAAATTTGGTGCGTTTTTAGCTGATTTAATCGTTTATAAAGGTTTTGGACTTGCCTCATTTATATTTGTTCGTTTATTTTTTCTGACGGGAATATATATGCTTCTTGGACTTTCTTTGAGAAAATTAAAAAACATTTGGTTTTGGGATTTGTTCGTTATCATTATCGTATCAGTTCTATTTGGTTTTTTTGCCACTTCACTACCAGAGTTAGGAGGAACAATTGGTTATGAACTAAACCTGTTTTTACAAGATTATATTGGTAAAACTGGAACTTTATTAGTACTGATTTTTGGTTTAATTATCTATCTGATTTTTAAAATTAAACTTTCACCCGAAAAAATTCAATCTTTTTTTGAAAACACAAAAAAAGAAATTAAAACGGATATTACTTCAAATCCTTTCAAAACAGTTGACAATAGCTATAATCTAGAAGAATTTGCGGTTCCAGAAGCGGAAGATGAAGAACTTGATACTATCCACATAAAAACAACTGGTTCTCAATTCGAAATTAACAAAGAGGCTTTAAAACCTACAATAAGTAATTCGTCAGACATCAATTTAGATCCTGTTTTAAAATCAATTGCCTTACCAATTACTCCAAAAGCACCTGAAGTAATTCCAACAAATGATGACGCTTTTGTGATTGAAAAAGCTCCAGAAGAAGATATTATTGAAGAAAATTTGGCTTCTCGATTAGTGGCTGATTTTGGATTATTCGATCCAACTTTGGATTTATCCAATTATAAATTCCCTACAATTGATTTATTAAAAGAATATTCAACAGGTGGAATTACTATTAATCAAGAAGAATTAGAGGAAAACAAAAACAAGATTGTTGACACCCTTCGCAATTATAAAATTGAAATTGCTCAAATTAAAGCAACTGTTGGTCCATCAGTAACTTTATATGAAATTGTACCTGAAGCTGGAATCAGAATTTCAAAAATCAAAAGTTTAGAAGATGATATTGCTTTATCACTTTCGGCATTAGGAATCCGTATTATTGCTCCTATTCCTGGAAAAGGAACAATAGGAATTGAAGTTCCTAACAAGAATCCAACAATGGTTTCTATGAAAAGTGTTATTGGCTCTGCTAAATTTCAAGAAGCTGAAATGGAATTACCAATTGCATTGGGTAAAACTATTTCGAATGAAACATTTGTTGTGGATCTAGCTAAAATGCCCCATTTATTGATGGCAGGAGCTACAGGACAAGGAAAATCTGTTGGTTTAAATGCGGTATTAACATCTCTTTTATACAAAAAACATCCTGCTGAAGTAAAATTTGTTTTGGTTGACCCTAAAAAAGTAGAACTAACGCTATTCAATAAAATCGAAAGACATTACTTAGCCAAATTACCAGACTTAGATGATGCCATAATAACTGATAATGCAAAAGTAGTCAATACATTAAATTCGCTTTGTGTAGAAATGGATAATCGATATTCATTGCTTAAAGACGCTATGGTTCGAAATATCAAGGAATATAATGATAAATTCAAGTCTCGAAAATTAAATCCTGAAAATGGACATCGCTTTTTACCCTACATCGTTTTGGTGGTAGATGAGTTTGCTGATTTAATTATGACTGCTGGAAAAGAAGTTGAAGTTCCTATAGCACGTTTAGCGCAATTAGCCAGAGCCATTGGAATTCACTTAATTATAGCAACACAAAGACCTTCTGTAAATGTAATTACAGGTTTAATTAAAGCTAATTTCCCTGCAAGAATTGCCTTTAGAGTAACATCAAAAATTGACTCTCGTACTATTTTGGATGCTCAAGGAGCAGATCAATTAATTGGACGTGGTGATATGCTCTATACAAATGGAAACGATATGGTTCGTGTACAATGTGCCTTTGTTGACACTCCAGAAGTAGAAAAAATTACCGAATTTATAGGATCCCAAAAAGCATACGCAACAGCTTATTTACTTCCAGAGTTCATTGGAGAGGAAAGTGGCATTAATCTTGATATGGATATTTCTGACAGAGACACTTTGTTTAGAGAAGCTGCTGAGATTATTGTGAATGCACAACAAGGATCAGCTTCATTGTTACAAAGAAAACTAAAATTGGGCTACAACAGAGCTGGAAGATTGATTGATCAATTAGAAGCTGCAGGAATTGTAGGTCCTTTTGAAGGAAGTAAAGCTCGTAGTGTGAACATTTCAGACATGGCTTCTCTAGATCAATTCTTTAACAATGAACAAAACAACTAA
- a CDS encoding co-chaperone YbbN, with protein MLIELNEDTLADLIEKNDKVVVQFSASWCGNCRIMKPKFKKLASENEALAFVLVDAENSPESRKLANVSNLPTFATFVNGKLVNETQTNKQEVLIELVNEIV; from the coding sequence ATGTTAATAGAATTAAACGAAGATACCTTAGCAGACTTAATCGAAAAAAACGATAAAGTTGTAGTTCAATTTTCAGCTTCTTGGTGTGGTAATTGCCGTATCATGAAACCTAAATTCAAAAAATTAGCATCAGAAAATGAAGCTTTGGCTTTTGTTCTTGTAGATGCAGAAAATTCTCCAGAATCAAGAAAACTAGCTAACGTTAGCAACTTACCAACTTTTGCAACTTTCGTAAATGGTAAATTGGTAAACGAAACACAAACTAACAAACAAGAAGTACTAATTGAATTAGTAAACGAGATAGTTTAA
- the ribB gene encoding 3,4-dihydroxy-2-butanone-4-phosphate synthase: MVTNKIHLNTIEEAIEDIRQGKIIIVVDDEDRENEGDFLAAAEKVTPEMINFMATHGRGLICAPLTESRCKELGLHVMVSNNTDPMETAFTVSVDLRGNGVTTGISAADRAKTILSFVDSKTKPHDLARPGHIFPLIAKQGGVLRRTGHTEAAIDFARLAGFKSAGVIVEIMNEDGSMARLPQLVKVAKKFDLKLVSIEALVAYRMQHDSLIVKKEDFDIETRFGTFRLRAYQQTTNKQIHIALTKGNWNLGESILTRIHSSQVNNDLLGTLTNNAEQQLDDMFKVINEEGKGAIIFINQDMQSVNLLNRITELKALQSEGEMKAPKIVIDNKDFGIGAQILHDIDISKIRLVSNTEGTKRVGMIGYGLEIMEYVKY, encoded by the coding sequence ATGGTTACAAACAAAATACATCTGAACACTATTGAAGAAGCTATCGAAGACATTCGACAAGGAAAAATTATTATTGTTGTTGATGATGAAGATCGTGAAAACGAAGGCGATTTTTTGGCTGCAGCCGAAAAAGTAACCCCAGAAATGATTAATTTCATGGCAACTCATGGCCGCGGATTAATTTGTGCACCATTAACCGAAAGTCGTTGCAAAGAACTAGGATTACATGTAATGGTTAGTAATAATACGGACCCAATGGAAACTGCTTTTACCGTTTCGGTAGATTTACGTGGTAATGGAGTTACAACAGGAATATCAGCAGCAGATAGAGCAAAAACTATTTTGTCATTTGTTGATTCTAAAACAAAACCGCACGATTTAGCTCGACCTGGACATATATTCCCTCTTATCGCAAAGCAAGGAGGCGTATTAAGAAGAACTGGTCATACAGAAGCCGCAATAGATTTTGCTCGATTAGCAGGATTTAAATCAGCAGGTGTGATTGTAGAAATAATGAATGAAGACGGATCAATGGCACGCTTACCACAGTTAGTAAAAGTGGCAAAGAAATTTGATTTGAAATTAGTTTCAATTGAAGCGTTAGTAGCTTACAGAATGCAACACGATAGCTTAATTGTTAAGAAAGAAGATTTTGATATCGAAACTCGTTTTGGAACTTTCAGATTACGTGCTTACCAACAAACAACCAATAAACAAATACATATTGCCTTAACAAAAGGGAATTGGAATTTAGGAGAATCTATTTTGACAAGAATTCACTCTTCTCAAGTTAATAACGATTTATTAGGTACCTTAACTAATAATGCGGAACAACAATTAGATGATATGTTCAAGGTTATCAATGAAGAAGGAAAAGGAGCTATTATTTTCATTAACCAAGATATGCAGTCCGTTAATTTGCTTAATCGTATAACAGAACTTAAAGCATTACAAAGCGAAGGAGAAATGAAAGCTCCCAAAATTGTTATTGACAATAAAGATTTTGGAATTGGTGCTCAAATATTACACGATATTGATATTTCAAAAATCAGATTAGTATCTAATACGGAAGGCACTAAACGTGTTGGAATGATTGGATATGGTTTAGAAATAATGGAATACGTAAAGTATTAA